Proteins from one Pagrus major chromosome 1, Pma_NU_1.0 genomic window:
- the sirt7 gene encoding NAD-dependent protein deacetylase sirtuin-7, producing the protein MAEGADTGVSSRLERKALQKTKILQRESERKIFRLVRRVLKKPEAERSEDEAAVLLLHKETVEELCKREVRRNVLKRKQDEVFDDAEELKSKVRQLAVAVKQAKHLVVYTGAGISTAASIPDYRGPNGVWTQLQKGRTVSSSDLSKAEPTLTHMCIRMLHKENLVKHVVSQNCDGLHLRSDLPRQALSELHGNMFIEVCTSCSPVREYVRLFDVTERTSLHRHGTGRRCSHCGSELRDTIVHFGERGTLDQPLNWKGAAEAAKMADVILCLGSSLKVLKKYACLWAMNRPASKRPKLYIVNLQWTPKDDLAVLKIHGKCDDVMSLLTEELNIQIPAYDRAKDPIFSLATPLQPEEVDSCTREVIAPANGQEDCSPEPGEQAEEATAVQGGWFGRGYGKGRKKKKVA; encoded by the exons ATGGCAGAGGGGGCAGACACCGGTGTTTCTTCACGGTTGGAGAGGAAAGCGTTGCAAAAGACCAAAATACTGCAGCGAGAAAGCGAGAGGAAGATATTTAGACTG GTGCGACGGGTCCTGAAGAAGCCGGAGGCTGAGCGGTCGGAGGATGAGGCCGCTGTGTTACTGCTGCACAAAGAGACTGTGGAGGAGCTCTGCAAGAGAGAAGTCCGCAGAAATGTGCTCAAGAGGAAACAGGACGAG GTGTTTGATGATGCTGAGGAGCTGAAAAGTAAAGTCAGGCAGCTCGCTGTGGCAGTCAAACAAGCAAAACACCTGGTGGTTTACACCGGAGCTGGTATTAGTACG GCAGCTTCTATCCCAGACTACAGGGGCCCTAATGGGGTGTGGACACAGCTACAGAAAGGACGGACAGTCAG TTCTTCTGACCTGAGTAAAGCTGAGCCAACCCTCACGCACATGTGCATTAGGATGCTTCATAAAGAAAACCTG GTAAAGCATGTTGTTTCTCAAAACTGTGATGGACTTCACTTGCGTAGCGATCTACCCAGACAAGCTCTGTCTGAGCTTCATGGGAACATGTTTATtgag GTGTGTACATCCTGTTCCCCGGTCAGGGAGTACGTGCGTTTGTTTGACGTGACAGAGCGCACGTCGCTGCACCGCCACGGTACAGGCCGCAGGTGCAGCCACTGTGGCAGCGAACTCAGGGACACCATAGTGCACTTCGGGGAACGTGGGACCCTGGATCAACCTCTAAACTGGAAGGGAGCTGCAGAGGCTGCCAAGATGGCAGACGTTATCCTCTGCTTAGGCTCCAGTCTGAAG GTGCTGAAGAAATATGCTTGTCTGTGGGCCATGAACAGACCAGCGAGCAAAAGGCCCAAACTCTACATTGTCAACCTCCAG TGGACGCCAAAAGACGACCTGGCAGTGCTGAAAATTCATGGCaagtgtgatgatgtcatgagcCTCCTAACGGAGGAGCTGAACATTCAGATTCCTGCTTATGACAG GGCGAAAGACCCCATCTTCAGTCTAGCCACTCCTCTGCAGCCAGAGGAGGTCGACAGCTGCACCCGTGAGGTCATAGCTCCTGCTAATGGGCAGGAGGACTGCTCACCTGAGCCTGGGGAGCAGGCGGAAGAAGCCACAGCCGTGCAGGGCGGCTGGTTTGGGCGAGGCTATGGCAAAGgacggaagaaaaaaaaagttgcttaA
- the cp110 gene encoding uncharacterized protein cp110: MEDYDKFVQHRLSYLRKSEEEHNKPSPASSLIRFYGQPILPPLLSGEQREEMQRHREAAQKAAVHRKLKDDARMAYVQTILQSVQLRKTPTLEELLQESDINTKYSYSQNSSGGSVLQNSYFIGTKESLLLSPPPEKKEKDGVSLPPLTSTTYSAFFASNVTPQEGSLIDRQYSQQGSQPGFLHGASHQSVSSGYVTYENVENITSVSGGIDAGRERCGFGPSEGAYNSGCFFLHNTSDTIAKMPDIISHPPIDGEELERSGLESSFCTDVIVVEDISCSSLQEDSIICDHSPVEKSESSHVDSTVGDDNLSVTTVPDTDKDHSLDIEVPVSSSENSGLSDSPELSHILSTHHCPTAELHIQYDPTETEPADNHVDEAEPSEEPYHLSLQALLKKSQEYRRRQRMLRNQAKNTKIQERTQEQARARTEEWSLSDKENDEFSYKGTVTTEGKKTTERKGTFIQSVETSPKKSWESERINESELFGKKENFESERTHLTGDGNTKAIANVKEETTFKNNRLNNSQEVITEPKQISAFPQQQPTMPTETSHIQEAFYLTTYPTAFHRGVGKFHTIPAPNFCRSPVRCKSKGGIQDEEAADGAETSNRKVSVNTSLNEQVNQEIQNGHTTVFSTVNLMVEGDVTRVPARSSQHIDQLESNLSGLKVLISDLESTLTEKLGNQSQTGSNTQNEFSFEGINHCEQIKNEHVQIRQSECDDDSNERRQSLDNIKNMHEDTGPEPSISDMDDVPHIVHLKGTEAVNLSELRLVKSLATERAKEKGTYNEGLTKSYGQHGGCRKQQPPAKCILSVAQRLRIPSVFRNDPSETTAPPNVSVLSDTSNFPLERRNETAVEGPDSTHLPSLNQSYDVDAPSGLWFLEGSGSDLSSKHLTPDSGGEGQDGESKVRRRLLMHVTEEMQEKSADVSRGACFVVRPNSSTPRAAARWQEGHCVQKDKQEQLKQAHAAQVRALQEEHRRQQEELLQALAERYHLLQSVSFPCSMSGSRLGDTMTFSTLSQPPSPLSECYRPLLLAAVKGFLTRRLLKTERVAQLVRTIRDTQHFLQALQQQSPSRGEFCSRQDLFLQERVTLQLRAAHYEVYDIFFSLSARERMQLISWDRELVRERELRRQSGQTGHPRGKTSLSAATQKSLERKRGMMIQKKAAGRHRGVVTRTGHSTRFSAEQPPETKRGQFRANPQRVPKSSYSSRPR, translated from the exons ATGGAGGACTACGACAAGTTTGTACAGCATCGTCTCTCCTATCTGAGGAAGagtgaggaggagcacaacaaaCCTTCACCTGCATCCTCTCTCATCCGCTTCTATGGCCAACCCATTCTTCCTCCCCTG CTCTCaggggagcagagagaggagatgcAGCGACACAGAGAGGCAGCTCAGAAAGCTGCTGTCCACAGAAAGCTGAAGGACGATGCAAGAATGGCATACGTGCAAACTATCCTACAAAGTGTGCAG CTAAGGAAGACGCCAACACTGGAGGAGCTGCTTCAAGAGTCAGATATCAACACAAAGTATTCATATTCCCAGAACAGCAGCGGTGGATCAGTGTTGCAGAACAGTTATTTCATAGGAACAAAAGAGAGTCTTTTGCTCTCACCACCgcctgaaaagaaagaaaaggatggtgtttctcttcctccattGACATCAACCACATATAGTGCCTTTTTTGCCTCTAATGTAACACCTCAGGAAGGAAGCCTTATTGACAGACAATACAGCCAACAGGGGTCACAGCCAGGTTTCCTTCATGGTGCGAGCCACCAGTCAGTATCCTCAGGTTATGTGACCTACGAGAATGTTGAAAACATCACCAGTGTCTCTGGAGGGATCgatgcagggagagagagatgtggcTTTGGCCCCTCAGAGGGAGCTTATAATTCGGGTTGCTTTTTCCTTCACAACACGTCAGACACAATCGCCAAGATGCCAGATATTATCAGCCATCCTCCCATAGATGGAGAGGAATTGGAGAGGAGTGGACTGGAATCATCCTTTTGTACTGACGTTATAGTCGTAGAAGACATTTCTTGTTCTTCACTCCAGGAGGATTCAATTATATGTGACCATTCACCAGTAGAGAAATCTGAAAGCAGTCATGTGGACAGCACAGTGGGTGACGATAACCTTTCTGTTACTACAGTGCCTGACACTGACAAAGATCACAGTTTGGACATTGAGGTCCCGGTCTCTTCATCAGAAAACAGTGGCCTTTCAGACAGTCCAGAGTTATCACACATATTGAGCACTCATCACTGTCCAACAGCAGAACTGCATATTCAGTACGATCCCACAGAAACAGAACCAGCAGACAACCATGTAGATGAAGCAGAGCCATCTGAGGAGCCTTATCATCTGAGTCTGCAGGCCCTGCTGAAGAAATCTCAGGAGTACCGGCGGCGCCAGCGGATGCTTAGGAACCAAGCCAAAAACACTAAAATCCAAGAGAGGACCCAAGAACAGGCAAGAGCAAGGACAGAGGAGTGGAGCCTCTCTGATAAGGAGAATGACGAGTTCTCTTACAAGGGCACCGTGACTACAGAGGGAAAGAAAACTACAGAGAGGAAAGGCACTTTTATCCAATCAGTGGAAACCTCACCAAAGAAATCCTGGGAGAGTGAGAGGATCAATGAGAGTGAGCTTTTTGGGAAAAAGGAGAACTTTGAATCTGAAAGGACACATTTAACAGGAGATGGCAATACTAAGGCAATTGCTAATGTTAAGGAGGAAACAACCTTCAAAAATAATAGGCTGAACAATTCACAAGAGGTCATAACAGAGCCTAAACAAATCAGCGCCTTTCCACAGCAACAGCCCACAATGCCGACAGAAACTTCTCATATTCAGGAAGCTTTTTACTTGACCACTTATCCCACAGCTTTTCATAGAGGAGTAGGAAAATTTCACACTATTCCGGCCCCTAATTTCTGTAGGAGTCCTGTTCGCTGCAAAAGCAAAGGCGGTATCCAAGATGAAGAAGCTGCTGATGGGGCCGAGACCTCAAACCGGAAAGTTTCAGTCAATACTAGTTTGAATGAACAGGTTAACCAGGAAATTCAAAACGGTCACACAACAGTCTTTTCCACTGTGAATCTCATGGTTGAAGGTGATGTAACAAGAGTTCCAGCCAGGAGTTCACAGCACATAGATCAGCTTGAGTCCAACCTGTCTGGTCTGAAAGTGTTGATCTCGGATCTGGAGTCCACGCTGACAGAAAAATTAGGGAATCAAAGCCAAACTGGGAGTAACACGCAAAATGAGTTCAGCTTTGAAGGCATCAATCACTGCGAGcagattaaaaatgaacatgtgCAGATTCGTCAGAGTGAATGTGATGATGATAGCAATGAAAGAAGACAATCATTAGACAATATCAAGAACATGCATGAAGATACAGGACCTGAACCAAGCATCAGTGACATGGACGATGTTCCTCACATAGTGCACCTGAAAGGAACTGAGGCAGTTAACTTAAGCGAGCTCAGGCTAGTCAAATCCTTAGCAACagagagagcaaaagaaaaagggacATATAATGAAGGACTTACGAAGAGTTACGGACAGCATGGCGGCTGTAGAAAGCAGCAGCCTCCAGCTAAGTGTATCCTCTCTGTAGCACAGCGGCTACGAATTCCCAGTGTATTCAGAAATGATCCATCTGAAACCACAGCTCCACCTAACGTCTCAGTGCTCTCGGACACCAGTAACTTCCCACTGGAAAGAAGGAATGAAACGGCAGTAGAAGGTCCCGACTCTACCCACCTGCCATCTCTCAACCAATCGTATGATGTTGACGCACCATCAGGCCTGTGGTTTCTTGAAGGATCGGGGTCCGACTTGAGCTCGAAACATCTGACCCCAGACAGTGGGGGTGAAGGCCAGGATGGGGAATCCAAGGTCAGGAGGAGACTGCTCATGCATGTCACGGAGGAGATGCAGGAAAAGAGTGCAGATGTCAGCAGAGGAGCATGCTTTGTGGTCAGACCCAACTCCAGCACTCCTAGAG CTGCAGCGCGATGGCAGGAAGGCCATTGCGTTCAAAAAGACAAGCAGGAACAACTGAAACAGGCCCACGCTGCTCAGGTTAGAGCCCTGCAAGAGGAGCACAGGAGACAACAGGAAGAACTACTACAG gCGTTGGCAGAGCGTTACCATCTCCTCCAAAGCGTGTCCTTCCCTTGCTCCATGTCAGGCTCACGTCTTGGGGACACGATGACCTTTTCTACCCTCTCTCAG CCCCCCAGCCCACTGTCAGAGTGCTACCGCCCCCTGCTGTTAGCAGCCGTCAAAGGTTTTCTGACTCGCAGGCtgctgaagacagagagagtggCGCAGCTGGTGCGCACCATCAGG GACACACAGCACTTCCTGCAGgccctccagcagcagagcccAAGCAGAGGAGAGTTTTGTAGCAGACAGGACCTTTTCTTGCAGGAGAGAGTCACTCTGCAG CTGCGCGCTGCACATTACGAGGTCTACGACATATTCTTCAGCCTGTCAGCCAGAGAAAGGATGCAGCTGATCAGCTGGGACAGAGAGCTGGTCCGGGAGAGAGAACTCAGACGACAG AGTGGGCAGACAGGCCATCCCAGAGGAAAGACTTCTCTGTCAGCTGCAACACAGAAATcactggagagaaagagaggaatgAT GATCCAGAAAAAGGCAGCAGGAAGGCACAGGGGAGTTGTGACGAGGACTGGACACAGCACTCGATTCTCTGCCGAGCAGCCGCCGGAAACCAAACGAGGACAGTTCAGAGCAAATCCTCAGAGAGTCCCCAAGAGCAGTTACTCCTCTAGACCCCGATGA
- the mafgb gene encoding v-maf avian musculoaponeurotic fibrosarcoma oncogene homolog Gb isoform X3 — MTTTNKGNKALKVKREPGENGTSLTDEELVTMSVRELNQHLRGLTKEEILQLKQRRRTLKNRGYAASCRVKRVTQKEELEKQKAQLQQEVDKLANENASMRVELDALRSKYEALQTFARTVARSPTVGVGVRAGGGGGGGGVPSSVIGPLIPGKVATATSVITIVKSKTDARS, encoded by the exons ATGACGACGACTAACAAAGGAAATAAAGCCTTGAAG GTGAAGCGTGAGCCGGGGGAGAATGGCACCAGCCTCACGGACGAGGAGCTGGTGACCATGTCGGTGCGGGAGCTCAACCAGCACCTCCGAGGGCTCACCAAGGAGGAGATCCTGCAACTGAAACAGCGGCGGCGCACCCTGAAGAACCGAGGCTACGCCGCCAGCTGCCGGGTGAAGCGGGTCACCCAGAAGGAAGAGCTGGAGAAGCAGAAGGCCCAGCTGCAGCAAGAGGTGGACAAACTGGCCAATGAGAATGCTTCGATGCGTGTCGAGCTGGACGCTCTGAGGTCTAAGTACGAGGCATTACAGACGTTTGCCAGGACTGTGGCACGGAGCCCCACGGTCGGGGTCGGGGTTAGGgctggagggggaggaggagggggaggggtgcCATCATCAGTCATTGGTCCTCTCATACCGGGGAAGGTGGCAACAGCGACGAGCGTGATCACAATAGTGAAGTCAAAAACAGATGCACGGTCTTGA
- the mafgb gene encoding v-maf avian musculoaponeurotic fibrosarcoma oncogene homolog Gb isoform X2 has product MLTPQCSNSRFHSSVSPLVQVCSEEQGSCGMTTTNKGNKALKVKREPGENGTSLTDEELVTMSVRELNQHLRGLTKEEILQLKQRRRTLKNRGYAASCRVKRVTQKEELEKQKAQLQQEVDKLANENASMRVELDALRSKYEALQTFARTVARSPTVGVGVRAGGGGGGGGVPSSVIGPLIPGKVATATSVITIVKSKTDARS; this is encoded by the exons ATGCTCACACCTCAGTGCTCCAACAGTAGATTTCACTCTAGTGTGTCTCCACTGGTCCAG GTCTGTTCAGAAGAGCAAGGCTCTTGTGGCATGACGACGACTAACAAAGGAAATAAAGCCTTGAAG GTGAAGCGTGAGCCGGGGGAGAATGGCACCAGCCTCACGGACGAGGAGCTGGTGACCATGTCGGTGCGGGAGCTCAACCAGCACCTCCGAGGGCTCACCAAGGAGGAGATCCTGCAACTGAAACAGCGGCGGCGCACCCTGAAGAACCGAGGCTACGCCGCCAGCTGCCGGGTGAAGCGGGTCACCCAGAAGGAAGAGCTGGAGAAGCAGAAGGCCCAGCTGCAGCAAGAGGTGGACAAACTGGCCAATGAGAATGCTTCGATGCGTGTCGAGCTGGACGCTCTGAGGTCTAAGTACGAGGCATTACAGACGTTTGCCAGGACTGTGGCACGGAGCCCCACGGTCGGGGTCGGGGTTAGGgctggagggggaggaggagggggaggggtgcCATCATCAGTCATTGGTCCTCTCATACCGGGGAAGGTGGCAACAGCGACGAGCGTGATCACAATAGTGAAGTCAAAAACAGATGCACGGTCTTGA